A genome region from Gopherus evgoodei ecotype Sinaloan lineage unplaced genomic scaffold, rGopEvg1_v1.p scaffold_35_arrow_ctg1, whole genome shotgun sequence includes the following:
- the LOC115641679 gene encoding beta-2-glycoprotein 1-like, translating into MPHGAPFLLLLLLPWDSHCTTGRTCPWPVQIDNAKTRLAQASRGFGALMEVTCQPGFRLSKGDGVALSRCQGDRKWSLLAPCERDLTPASFCSPPPETNNGFHFGASYRAGGEVRYKCKRGYRLEGPETIRCQENQEWSGPAPTCHPVFCPPPGDIAEGYLVAVEKPQYRAGELVYYLCKRSYLLDGTNRVTCQGNGTWSPRPFCRARCVVPAQRSRVLYQGRKLWIQEIPQGQVQHGEIVTFYCRSQNQTQSCSYPAPSRCFDGLLPLPACYDEPTWLQYQLFPKRVVSEIHPC; encoded by the exons ATGCCCCACGGTGcccccttcctcctgctgcttctactgccctgggACAGTCACTGCACCACAG GCCGGACCTGCCCATGGCCCGTGCAGATTGACAACGCCAAGACGCGTTTGGCCCAGGCTTCCCGTGGCTTCGGGGCCCTCATGGAGGTGACCTGCCAGCCAGGCTTCAGGCTGTCCAAAGGGGATGGAGTGGCACTGAGCCGATGCcaaggggacaggaagtggagtcTGCTGGCACCCTGCGAAC GGGATCTGACCCCCGCGTCCTTCTGCAGCCCCCCGCCAGAGACCAACAATGGCTTTCACTTCGGCGCCTCCTACAGGGCAGGTGGGGAGGTGCGCTACAAGTGCAAGCGTGG GTACCGGCTGGAGGGCCCAGAGACTATCCGATGCCAGGAGAACCAGGAGTGGTCTGGGCCCGCCCCAACCTGCCACC CCGTGTTCTGCCCGCCCCCCGGGGACATCGCCGAGGGCTACCTAGTGGCGGTGGAGAAGCCTCAGTACCGGGCCGGGGAGCTGGTCTATTACCTCTGCAAGCGCAGCTACCTGCTGGACGGCACCAACCGGGTCACCTGCCAGGGCAACGGCACCTGGTCGCCCCGGCCCTTCTGCAGAG CGCGCTGTGTGGTGCCAGCCCAGCGGAGCCGTGTGCTCTACCAGGGCCGCAAGCTCTGGATCCAGGAGATCCCACAAGGGCAGGTCCAGCACGGGGAGATAGTCACCTTCTACTGCCGGAgccagaaccagacccagagcTGCAGCTACCCGGCCCCCTCACGCTGCTTCGACGGCCTGCTGCCCCTGCCGGCCTGCTACgatg AGCCCACGTGGCTGCAGTACCAGCTCTTCCCCAAGCGGGTGGTGTCCGAGATccacccctgctga